From Sandaracinaceae bacterium, the proteins below share one genomic window:
- a CDS encoding VOC family protein translates to MKMHPYLNFAGEAEAAFGFYAKVLGGELTQVMRYSDLPPGAADLTEAQQKLVLHVGLQLPGGLQMMASDTVPGMGPDHQAGNNVHIMINPDSRAEADRLMKELSADGGTITMPIEDQFWGDYHGQVTDRFGVHWMINFGAPQP, encoded by the coding sequence ATGAAGATGCATCCGTACTTGAACTTCGCCGGCGAGGCGGAGGCGGCGTTCGGGTTCTACGCGAAGGTGCTCGGCGGCGAGCTGACGCAGGTCATGCGTTACAGCGACCTGCCTCCGGGCGCGGCCGATCTGACGGAAGCGCAGCAGAAGCTGGTGCTGCACGTGGGGCTGCAGCTCCCGGGCGGGCTGCAGATGATGGCCAGCGACACCGTGCCGGGCATGGGCCCCGACCACCAGGCCGGCAACAACGTGCACATCATGATCAACCCGGACAGCCGGGCCGAGGCGGACCGCCTGATGAAGGAGCTGTCGGCCGACGGCGGCACGATCACGATGCCGATCGAAGACCAGTTCTGGGGCGACTACCACGGTCAGGTCACGGACCGCTTCGGCGTGCACTGGATGATCAACTTCGGCGCGCCACAGCCGTAG
- a CDS encoding threonine/serine exporter family protein, with product METWILQAGRLFEPLRRPRAESTLDALVREAASEDPQIVQLGESFGFLLRLGRALLRFGLPAQRLEEALTRLAESLGLHADCFSTPTALIVTLSDGYRRRTRVVRVEPGETDLERLNALHGLVGRVERRELSPLDASRRLDRILARPERYSNAVLVICYGLASAAASVLLGGRLHDIGPAAALGLFVGLLTRASPHAPNFARILPAIAAAACTFASAAFGTALPIQEPILVLSAVIVLLPGFTLTVATMELATANVVSGTSRLIGALATLVQLGFGVALGHQLAEALPLVEVGRATPSPEWLVWVAYALAALAFTVLLRAAPRDLPAILLAAIVSVVGARLGKLWLGPELGALIGAIVIGVWSHVWARRFDKPTLLLLTPGILMLVPGSVGFLSVASMVEADITGALQTGFRMLLIATSLAAGVLIATVAVPPRRAL from the coding sequence GTGGAGACGTGGATCCTGCAAGCTGGTCGCCTCTTCGAGCCGCTCCGGCGCCCGCGCGCCGAGAGCACGCTCGACGCGCTCGTGCGCGAGGCGGCGAGCGAGGATCCGCAGATCGTCCAGCTCGGTGAGTCGTTCGGCTTCCTGCTGCGGCTCGGGCGCGCGCTCCTGCGCTTCGGGCTACCGGCGCAGCGGCTCGAGGAGGCGCTGACGCGGCTCGCCGAGTCGCTCGGGCTCCACGCGGACTGCTTCTCGACCCCCACCGCGCTCATCGTCACGCTCAGCGACGGCTACCGCCGACGGACCCGCGTGGTGCGGGTGGAGCCCGGGGAGACCGACCTCGAGCGGCTCAACGCGCTGCACGGCCTCGTCGGCCGGGTGGAGCGCCGCGAGCTGTCGCCGCTGGACGCCTCCCGGCGCCTCGACCGCATCCTCGCGCGGCCCGAGCGCTACTCCAACGCCGTGCTGGTGATCTGCTACGGGCTCGCGTCCGCCGCGGCGTCCGTCCTGCTGGGCGGGCGACTCCACGACATCGGCCCCGCCGCCGCGCTCGGCCTCTTCGTCGGCCTGCTCACGCGCGCCTCTCCGCACGCGCCGAACTTCGCGCGCATCCTGCCCGCCATCGCCGCCGCGGCGTGCACCTTCGCGTCGGCCGCCTTCGGCACGGCGCTGCCCATCCAGGAGCCGATCCTCGTGCTCTCGGCGGTCATCGTGTTGCTCCCCGGCTTCACGCTCACGGTCGCGACGATGGAGCTCGCCACCGCGAACGTGGTCTCGGGCACGTCGCGGCTGATCGGCGCGCTGGCGACCCTGGTCCAGCTCGGCTTCGGGGTGGCCCTCGGGCACCAGCTCGCGGAGGCGCTGCCGCTCGTGGAGGTGGGCCGCGCGACGCCGAGCCCGGAGTGGCTCGTGTGGGTCGCCTACGCGCTGGCCGCGCTGGCGTTCACCGTGCTCCTGCGCGCCGCGCCGCGCGATCTGCCGGCCATCCTGCTCGCGGCCATCGTGTCGGTGGTGGGGGCGCGGCTCGGCAAGCTCTGGCTCGGGCCGGAGCTCGGCGCGCTGATCGGCGCGATCGTCATCGGCGTCTGGAGCCACGTCTGGGCGCGGCGCTTCGACAAGCCGACCCTGCTCTTGCTCACGCCGGGCATCCTGATGCTCGTGCCCGGCAGCGTCGGCTTCTTGAGCGTCGCCTCCATGGTCGAGGCCGACATCACGGGCGCGCTGCAGACCGGCTTCCGCATGCTGCTCATCGCGACCTCGCTCGCGGCCGGCGTGCTGATCGCGACCGTGGCCGTCCCGCCTCGCCGCGCGCTCTGA
- a CDS encoding MYXO-CTERM sorting domain-containing protein has product MRHLLLTASLLLIASPAFADDEDIGTGSSPICCGANCCLIAGTCFSRGETNPDNECEACDPSSTQTAFTAVPGCTPADSGVAPADSGVEPADSGVTPTEDSGVGPAVDSGTSTPADSGTSTPMDSGTSGGDDAGTTGGGDGGCSVGAGQAAAPGALMFLAMLGLLWRRRA; this is encoded by the coding sequence ATGCGACACCTGCTGCTCACCGCCTCCTTGCTTCTCATCGCCTCGCCCGCCTTCGCCGACGACGAAGACATCGGCACGGGGAGCTCCCCGATCTGCTGCGGCGCGAACTGCTGCCTCATCGCCGGGACCTGCTTCTCCCGGGGTGAGACCAACCCGGACAACGAGTGCGAGGCGTGCGACCCGTCCTCGACCCAGACCGCGTTCACGGCGGTCCCCGGCTGCACCCCGGCCGACTCCGGCGTGGCGCCCGCGGACTCCGGCGTGGAGCCGGCCGACTCCGGGGTCACGCCGACCGAGGACTCGGGCGTGGGCCCCGCCGTCGACTCCGGCACCTCGACGCCCGCGGACAGCGGCACCTCGACGCCCATGGACAGCGGCACGTCGGGCGGCGATGACGCCGGGACCACGGGCGGCGGCGACGGCGGCTGCAGCGTCGGCGCGGGCCAGGCGGCGGCGCCGGGCGCGCTGATGTTCCTCGCGATGCTCGGCCTGCTCTGGCGCCGTCGCGCGTGA
- a CDS encoding amidase produces the protein MAFAEYDAYDGLGLAELVREGEVTASELLEEAIARATRLNPRLNAIVLEMYAIARERVKSPLPDGPFRGVPFLLKDLHAAYPGVPCQAGSRLYRGYLPEAPAELVRRYLEAGVVIFGRTNTPELGIVPTTEPELYGPTHNPWRHGVSPGGSSGGSAAAVAAGIVPMAHGGDGGGSIRIPASCCGLYGLKPSRLRTPPGPEDSEVFYGFAVEHVLTRSVRDSAAMLDATAGPEPHGIYFPPPGGSFLRALDRPLETLRVAYTADPILPGEPNVDATRAVEAAASLCESLGHQVDIASPRIDALGFARAFFYHFAAGVASELTAAEAFLRRPAGPSDCERTTWLLALAGRSIDAGAFTTMRRKLHAESRKIVAFFDDYDVLITPTTGRPPMKHGELDPVGFEAQLHDLMGALGTPALLKIPGLVDRAASRAYAFAPYSPLFNVTGQPSASVPVHWSDDGLPMGAMITARPGADALVLQLSAQLEQAAPWFDRRPPTRA, from the coding sequence ATGGCGTTCGCGGAGTACGACGCATACGACGGGCTGGGGCTGGCCGAGCTCGTGCGGGAGGGCGAGGTCACCGCGAGCGAGCTGCTCGAGGAGGCCATCGCGCGGGCGACCCGGCTCAACCCGCGGCTCAACGCGATCGTGCTCGAGATGTACGCCATCGCGCGCGAGCGGGTGAAGTCGCCGCTGCCCGATGGGCCGTTCCGCGGGGTGCCGTTCCTGCTCAAGGACCTGCACGCGGCGTATCCGGGCGTGCCGTGTCAGGCCGGCAGCCGGCTCTATCGCGGCTACCTGCCCGAGGCGCCCGCGGAGCTGGTGCGGCGCTACCTCGAGGCGGGCGTGGTGATCTTCGGGCGCACCAACACGCCCGAGCTCGGCATCGTGCCGACCACCGAGCCGGAGCTCTACGGGCCCACGCACAACCCGTGGCGTCACGGGGTCTCGCCCGGAGGCTCGAGCGGGGGCTCCGCGGCGGCGGTGGCGGCGGGCATCGTGCCCATGGCGCACGGCGGCGACGGCGGCGGCTCGATCCGGATCCCCGCGAGCTGCTGCGGGCTGTATGGTCTCAAGCCGTCTCGACTGCGGACGCCGCCCGGGCCGGAGGACTCCGAGGTCTTCTACGGGTTCGCGGTGGAGCACGTGCTCACCCGGAGCGTGCGCGACAGCGCGGCGATGCTCGACGCGACGGCGGGGCCCGAGCCGCACGGCATCTACTTCCCTCCGCCCGGCGGGAGCTTCCTGCGCGCGCTCGACCGCCCGCTCGAGACGCTGCGCGTCGCCTACACCGCCGACCCGATCCTGCCCGGCGAGCCGAACGTGGACGCGACGCGCGCGGTCGAGGCGGCGGCGAGCCTCTGCGAGTCGCTCGGGCACCAGGTGGACATCGCGAGCCCGCGGATCGACGCGCTCGGCTTCGCGCGGGCGTTCTTCTATCACTTCGCGGCCGGCGTCGCGTCGGAGCTGACGGCGGCCGAGGCGTTCCTGCGGCGGCCCGCGGGCCCGAGCGACTGCGAGCGGACCACGTGGCTGCTCGCGCTGGCCGGACGCTCCATCGACGCGGGCGCGTTCACGACGATGCGGCGGAAGCTCCACGCGGAGTCGCGCAAGATCGTCGCGTTCTTCGACGACTACGACGTGCTGATCACGCCGACCACGGGCCGGCCGCCCATGAAGCACGGCGAGCTGGATCCGGTCGGCTTCGAGGCGCAGCTGCACGACCTGATGGGCGCGCTCGGCACGCCCGCGCTGTTGAAGATCCCCGGCCTCGTCGACCGCGCCGCCTCCCGCGCCTACGCGTTCGCGCCGTACTCGCCGCTCTTCAACGTGACCGGGCAGCCGTCGGCGAGCGTGCCCGTGCACTGGAGCGACGACGGCCTGCCGATGGGCGCGATGATCACCGCGCGCCCCGGCGCGGACGCGCTCGTCTTGCAGCTCTCGGCGCAGCTCGAGCAAGCCGCGCCCTGGTTCGACCGGCGGCCCCCGACCCGCGCTTAG
- a CDS encoding MFS transporter yields the protein MMSPAAWRTTAKLSLTQLFAWGVLYYTFAVCMPFMHAELGWSEARLSLGFSLALLLSGLAAPQVGGWIDRRGSRGVMVGGVLVGSLGVAVWSISQSLPQYLAAWALIGVAMATTLYEPAFATVIHTHPGESRRAIIWITLVGALAATLFMPASEALFRVFGWRPGLQIMALGLAIAAVPASAALPRPTGASETGGRAVEPVSARPRSFWILGAVLMLANAVAVAVTTHAVAFLMHHGQSVQAAAGIVGLTGLAKLAGRLVMAGGRLPAAAILQGTLLLQGITLVLPLVLPSVTALVAMVLVFGATSGAHTILRPVLVVETFGTARFGKNNGVLQLITTVAKSTAPLGVGFAAGWVGYDGAWMGLALLACTSSGLLFLLPRPVSKRAPTR from the coding sequence ATGATGTCGCCGGCGGCTTGGCGCACCACGGCCAAGCTCTCGCTGACGCAGCTGTTCGCATGGGGGGTTCTCTACTACACGTTCGCAGTGTGCATGCCCTTCATGCACGCGGAGCTGGGCTGGTCCGAAGCACGGCTCTCTCTGGGGTTCTCGCTGGCTCTCCTGCTGTCCGGTCTGGCGGCTCCACAGGTCGGCGGCTGGATCGACCGGCGAGGATCCCGGGGCGTGATGGTCGGTGGGGTTCTCGTCGGATCATTGGGCGTGGCGGTGTGGAGCATTTCGCAGAGCCTGCCGCAGTACCTGGCCGCCTGGGCGCTGATCGGCGTGGCGATGGCGACGACGCTCTACGAACCGGCCTTCGCCACCGTGATTCACACGCACCCCGGTGAGAGCCGGAGAGCGATCATCTGGATCACGCTCGTCGGAGCGCTGGCCGCGACGCTCTTCATGCCGGCGTCGGAGGCGCTCTTCCGGGTCTTCGGCTGGCGCCCCGGACTGCAGATCATGGCCCTCGGCCTCGCGATAGCGGCCGTGCCGGCGAGCGCAGCCCTTCCGCGCCCGACGGGGGCGTCCGAGACCGGAGGACGGGCAGTCGAGCCCGTTTCGGCGCGCCCCCGCTCGTTCTGGATCCTCGGCGCGGTCTTGATGCTCGCAAATGCCGTGGCCGTGGCGGTGACCACGCACGCCGTGGCGTTCCTGATGCACCATGGGCAGAGCGTGCAGGCCGCCGCCGGCATCGTGGGGCTGACGGGGCTGGCCAAGCTCGCGGGCAGGCTCGTCATGGCCGGCGGTCGGCTCCCGGCCGCGGCGATCCTTCAGGGAACACTGCTCCTACAAGGGATCACGCTCGTGCTGCCCCTCGTGCTGCCGTCCGTGACGGCGCTCGTCGCGATGGTCCTGGTCTTCGGGGCGACCTCCGGCGCGCACACGATCTTGCGCCCGGTCCTCGTGGTGGAGACCTTCGGCACCGCCAGGTTCGGGAAGAACAACGGCGTCCTCCAGCTGATCACGACTGTCGCGAAGTCGACGGCACCGCTGGGAGTTGGATTCGCAGCCGGGTGGGTTGGCTACGACGGCGCGTGGATGGGGCTGGCGCTCCTGGCGTGTACGAGCAGCGGGCTGCTCTTCTTGCTCCCGAGGCCCGTGTCGAAACGGGCTCCAACCCGATGA
- a CDS encoding polyprenol monophosphomannose synthase, giving the protein MTRVLVVTPTYNERDNLEAFVRAVFEAVPEVHVLVVDDASPDGTGRIADRLAGEDERVRVLHRGGKLGIGSAYIEGFREGLREGYDVLVQMDTDLSHDPKYLRAFLDHIEDGADVVLGSRNISGGGVEGWGVGRHVLSKGGSLYSRTILGLPIHDLTSGYKAWRAPVLIGIDLTTVRSEGYSFQIEMTWRAVQRGFRVVEQPIVFVDRRAGKSKMSRAIFLEAVAMVWKLRLGLV; this is encoded by the coding sequence ATGACGCGCGTCCTCGTCGTCACGCCTACCTACAACGAGCGGGACAACCTCGAGGCGTTCGTGCGCGCGGTGTTCGAGGCGGTGCCCGAGGTGCACGTGCTCGTGGTCGACGACGCGTCGCCCGACGGCACCGGGCGCATCGCGGACCGGCTGGCCGGCGAGGACGAGCGGGTCCGGGTGCTCCACCGCGGCGGCAAGCTCGGCATCGGCTCGGCCTACATCGAGGGGTTCCGCGAGGGGCTGCGCGAGGGCTACGACGTGCTCGTCCAGATGGACACCGATCTCTCGCACGATCCGAAGTACCTGCGCGCGTTCCTCGACCACATCGAGGACGGCGCGGACGTCGTGCTCGGCTCGCGCAACATCTCCGGCGGCGGCGTCGAGGGCTGGGGCGTCGGGCGCCACGTGCTCAGCAAGGGCGGCAGCCTCTACAGCCGCACCATCCTCGGCCTGCCCATCCACGATCTCACGAGCGGCTACAAGGCGTGGCGCGCGCCCGTGCTCATCGGGATCGACCTGACGACGGTGCGCTCGGAGGGCTACTCCTTCCAGATCGAGATGACCTGGCGCGCCGTGCAGCGCGGCTTCCGCGTCGTCGAGCAGCCGATCGTCTTCGTCGACCGCCGGGCCGGCAAGAGCAAGATGAGCCGCGCGATCTTCCTCGAGGCGGTCGCGATGGTCTGGAAGCTCCGCCTCGGGCTCGTCTGA
- a CDS encoding NAD(P)-binding domain-containing protein, which translates to MSESPLPVAVIGAGPIGLAAAANLLERGLEPLVLEAGPRVGASIRDWGHVELFTPWSYLVDPASRRLLEARSSWRAPPEDRTPRGEELVESYLDPLARLGTMSDRIHLSHEVTNVSRVGHDRMKEGRRGKAPFMLVVDTPEGRRRFTARAVIDASGTWTTPNPMGAGGVEADGEREHRDRIRYGIPDVLGRERARYAGKRTVVVGSGHSAIGTVLALVELGRREPGTLVAWAVRREQPSRLWGGGDADELSGRGALGTRVHAAVHSGEVALLTGLSISAVRKHREGLEVLDDTGKARLEVDEIVVATGGRPNVAMLRELRLDLDLATESTKALGPLIDPNHHSCGSVRPHGAAELAHPEQDFYVVGMKSYGRAPTFLLPTGYEQARSVVAALAGDHEAAGRVELVLPQTGVCSTDAAGGPCC; encoded by the coding sequence ATGAGCGAGAGCCCCCTCCCCGTCGCGGTCATCGGCGCAGGTCCCATCGGCCTGGCCGCCGCCGCGAACCTCCTCGAGCGCGGCCTCGAGCCTCTCGTGCTCGAAGCGGGACCGCGGGTCGGCGCCAGCATCCGGGACTGGGGTCACGTCGAGTTGTTCACCCCCTGGTCCTACCTGGTCGACCCGGCGAGCCGGCGTCTGCTCGAAGCCCGCTCGAGCTGGCGCGCACCGCCTGAAGACCGGACTCCTCGCGGCGAGGAGCTCGTCGAATCCTACCTGGACCCGCTCGCCCGGCTCGGCACGATGTCCGACCGAATCCACCTGTCGCACGAGGTCACCAACGTCAGCCGGGTGGGCCATGACCGCATGAAGGAGGGTCGCCGGGGGAAGGCCCCGTTCATGCTCGTGGTGGACACGCCCGAGGGGCGACGACGCTTCACCGCGCGCGCTGTGATCGACGCCTCCGGAACCTGGACGACGCCCAACCCGATGGGCGCGGGAGGCGTCGAAGCGGACGGTGAGCGCGAGCACCGAGACCGGATCCGCTACGGCATTCCCGATGTTCTCGGGCGGGAGCGCGCCCGATATGCAGGCAAGCGCACCGTGGTCGTCGGCTCGGGTCACTCGGCCATCGGTACGGTGCTCGCGCTCGTCGAGCTCGGGCGGAGGGAGCCGGGCACGCTGGTGGCATGGGCCGTTCGTCGCGAACAGCCGTCGCGGCTCTGGGGAGGCGGCGACGCAGACGAGCTATCCGGGCGCGGCGCGCTGGGCACCCGTGTCCACGCCGCGGTGCACTCGGGGGAGGTGGCGCTGCTGACGGGGTTGTCCATCTCGGCGGTGAGGAAGCACCGGGAGGGCCTCGAGGTCCTCGACGACACCGGAAAGGCGCGCCTCGAGGTGGACGAGATCGTCGTAGCAACCGGTGGCCGCCCGAACGTGGCCATGCTCAGGGAGCTCCGCCTCGATCTGGACCTCGCCACGGAGTCGACGAAGGCGCTCGGGCCGCTCATCGATCCCAATCACCACAGCTGTGGATCCGTCCGACCCCATGGTGCCGCCGAGCTCGCGCACCCCGAACAGGACTTCTACGTCGTCGGCATGAAGAGCTACGGCCGAGCGCCGACCTTCCTCCTGCCCACCGGCTACGAGCAGGCGCGCTCGGTCGTAGCGGCTCTCGCGGGAGACCATGAGGCGGCCGGCCGCGTGGAGCTCGTCCTACCGCAGACCGGAGTGTGCTCCACCGACGCGGCCGGCGGCCCGTGCTGCTGA
- a CDS encoding PDZ domain-containing protein, with translation MRALLILSTLGISGSLVGSGASALLAARLLPLDASMAPLPEAPPPTHSHPGVQLGMFGPPAPDPPPPPACEGDECGEPANPCAPSWRLVGAVVDPLHPERSVAALRGPEGAAALRVSQAWSGATLVRLDAREAELELEDAQRCTIIMGEAAARSADPTPTPVAASTDPRVDQLGQGNVRVAPELLDEVMRSPLRVIPAPSGGFRVFGVRRGSWSGALGLENGDTVQALDGAPIGSPDEALAAYGRLRAGERVSVTLNRRGETIQRTVQLRPE, from the coding sequence ATGCGTGCCCTGCTCATCCTCTCCACCCTCGGGATCTCCGGGAGCCTCGTCGGCTCGGGCGCCTCCGCGCTCCTCGCCGCGCGGCTCCTCCCCCTCGACGCCTCCATGGCCCCGCTCCCCGAGGCGCCGCCGCCCACCCACTCGCACCCCGGCGTGCAGCTCGGGATGTTCGGCCCGCCCGCGCCGGACCCGCCGCCCCCTCCGGCTTGCGAAGGAGACGAATGCGGCGAGCCCGCCAACCCCTGCGCGCCGTCCTGGCGCCTCGTCGGCGCGGTGGTGGATCCCCTGCACCCCGAGCGCTCCGTCGCCGCCCTGCGCGGCCCCGAGGGAGCCGCCGCCCTCCGCGTCTCCCAGGCCTGGAGCGGCGCGACCCTGGTCCGGCTCGACGCGCGCGAGGCGGAGCTCGAGCTCGAGGACGCGCAGCGCTGCACGATCATCATGGGCGAGGCCGCCGCGCGCAGCGCCGATCCCACGCCCACCCCCGTCGCGGCCTCCACCGACCCGCGCGTCGACCAGCTCGGCCAGGGCAACGTGCGCGTCGCCCCCGAGCTCCTCGACGAGGTCATGCGCAGCCCCCTCCGCGTGATCCCCGCCCCGTCCGGCGGCTTCCGCGTCTTCGGCGTGCGGCGCGGCAGCTGGTCCGGGGCCCTCGGGCTCGAGAACGGCGACACCGTGCAGGCCCTCGACGGCGCCCCGATCGGCAGCCCCGACGAGGCCCTCGCCGCCTACGGCCGCCTCCGCGCGGGCGAGCGCGTGTCGGTGACCCTTAACCGCCGCGGCGAGACCATTCAGCGCACCGTCCAGCTCAGACCGGAATGA
- the ttcA gene encoding tRNA 2-thiocytidine(32) synthetase TtcA has protein sequence MSDVVERKLYRQLKRSCERYALLAEGDRVMVALSGGKDSYTMLTLLDRLVPRLPFSVELVAVHLDQVQPGYDGAPLVEWLEARGGRWEVLREDTYSVVTDKLDAGATYCSLCSRLRRGILYSAAERLGCNKIALGHHRDDALETFLMNLLYSGKLQAMPPSYRTNCDRFDVIRPLIECEEDRIRSYAEAQAFPIIPCNLCGSQPGLKRDKMAELLETLEAQIPNVRSVMFNALSNVRASHLLDPEVAAWWAQRPASLRPDPSPRDDAPRHARALPVLGQS, from the coding sequence ATGTCGGACGTCGTGGAACGAAAGCTGTACCGCCAGCTCAAGCGGAGCTGTGAGCGCTACGCGCTGCTCGCGGAGGGAGATCGCGTCATGGTCGCGCTCAGCGGCGGCAAGGACAGCTACACCATGCTGACCCTGCTCGACCGGCTGGTGCCGCGCCTGCCCTTCTCGGTGGAGCTGGTCGCGGTGCACCTCGACCAGGTCCAGCCCGGCTACGACGGCGCGCCGCTGGTCGAGTGGCTCGAGGCGCGCGGCGGCCGCTGGGAGGTCCTGCGCGAGGACACCTACTCGGTGGTGACCGACAAGCTCGACGCGGGCGCGACCTACTGCTCGCTCTGCTCCCGGCTCCGGCGCGGCATCCTCTACTCGGCCGCGGAGCGCCTGGGCTGCAACAAGATCGCGCTCGGTCACCACCGCGACGACGCGCTCGAGACCTTCCTGATGAACCTGCTCTACAGCGGCAAGCTCCAGGCGATGCCGCCGTCGTACCGCACCAACTGCGACCGCTTCGACGTGATCCGCCCGCTCATCGAGTGCGAGGAGGACCGCATCCGCAGCTACGCCGAGGCGCAGGCGTTCCCGATCATCCCGTGCAACCTCTGCGGCTCCCAGCCCGGGCTCAAGCGCGACAAGATGGCCGAGCTGCTCGAGACGCTCGAGGCGCAGATCCCCAACGTGCGCAGCGTGATGTTCAACGCGCTCTCGAACGTCCGCGCCAGCCACCTCCTCGACCCCGAGGTCGCCGCCTGGTGGGCCCAGCGCCCCGCCTCGCTCCGCCCCGATCCCTCGCCCCGCGACGACGCCCCGCGTCACGCCCGCGCGCTCCCGGTGCTCGGGCAGTCCTGA
- a CDS encoding AMP-binding protein, with translation MNELFPRLHEPDDRPALRLDDAQLSHRALAAAIVGHLARLRADGIGEGDRVAVWTQPSLETMVALAAHAAGGVVSVPLNPKLGPRELGHILSDAAPRCVLASDLAAVVDRTPDAVAIELRPAEGAMPSAPCDGAPLLVLYTSGTTGAPKGAVLTRENAATCLDGLIEAWGWSALDTVVHALPLFHVHGLVLGLFGALRVGGALDWLPRFSPEAVSAALRRGQTMFFAVPTMYHRLAEAAEGDPEVAAGLRAARLLVSGSAGLPVREHRRIEAIAGRGVLERYGLTETLINCAVPAAGGPRPGYVGPPLPGIELKLVDDARATLDAHDDATLGEIAVRGANVFPGYLNRPDATAKVIDDEGWFYTGDLATRTADGAIRIVGRRATDLIKTGGYKVGAGEVEAAILEHPAVAEVAVLGVPDDDLGERIVAFVVAREPVAGEALTELVAAQLTPHKRPREVRFVDALPRNAMGKVMKPRLLGPV, from the coding sequence GTGAACGAGCTCTTTCCGCGCCTGCACGAGCCGGACGACCGCCCCGCGCTTCGCCTCGACGACGCGCAGCTGAGCCACCGCGCGCTCGCCGCCGCCATCGTCGGCCACCTGGCCCGCCTGCGCGCGGACGGAATCGGCGAGGGAGATCGCGTCGCCGTCTGGACGCAGCCCTCGCTCGAGACGATGGTCGCGCTCGCCGCGCACGCGGCCGGCGGCGTGGTGAGCGTGCCGCTCAACCCCAAGCTCGGGCCGCGCGAGCTGGGCCACATCCTCTCGGACGCGGCGCCGAGGTGCGTGCTCGCCTCCGACCTCGCCGCCGTCGTCGACCGCACCCCCGACGCGGTCGCGATCGAGCTGCGGCCGGCCGAGGGCGCGATGCCGAGCGCGCCTTGCGACGGCGCGCCGCTGCTGGTCCTGTACACCTCGGGCACCACCGGCGCGCCGAAGGGCGCGGTGCTCACCCGCGAGAACGCCGCGACCTGCCTGGACGGCCTCATCGAGGCCTGGGGCTGGAGCGCGCTGGACACCGTGGTGCACGCGCTGCCGCTCTTTCACGTGCACGGCCTGGTGCTCGGCCTCTTCGGCGCCCTGCGCGTCGGGGGCGCGCTCGACTGGCTGCCGCGCTTCTCGCCCGAGGCGGTCAGCGCGGCGCTCCGGCGCGGCCAGACGATGTTCTTCGCCGTGCCGACCATGTACCACCGGCTCGCCGAGGCGGCCGAGGGGGATCCCGAGGTCGCGGCCGGGCTGCGCGCGGCGCGCCTCCTCGTGAGCGGTTCGGCGGGCCTGCCCGTCCGGGAGCATCGACGCATCGAGGCGATCGCGGGCCGGGGCGTGCTCGAGCGCTACGGGCTGACCGAGACCCTGATCAACTGCGCCGTGCCCGCCGCGGGCGGCCCGCGCCCCGGGTACGTCGGTCCTCCCTTGCCCGGCATCGAGCTGAAGCTCGTCGACGACGCGCGCGCGACCCTCGACGCGCACGACGACGCCACCCTCGGCGAGATCGCGGTGCGGGGCGCCAACGTCTTCCCCGGCTACCTGAACCGCCCCGACGCGACCGCGAAGGTGATCGACGACGAGGGCTGGTTCTACACCGGCGACCTCGCGACCCGGACCGCGGACGGCGCCATCCGCATCGTCGGCCGTCGGGCGACCGACCTCATCAAGACCGGCGGCTACAAGGTCGGCGCGGGCGAGGTGGAGGCGGCGATCCTCGAGCACCCCGCGGTGGCCGAGGTGGCCGTGCTCGGCGTGCCCGACGACGACCTGGGCGAGCGCATCGTGGCCTTCGTGGTCGCGCGCGAGCCGGTGGCGGGCGAGGCCCTGACCGAGCTGGTCGCCGCGCAGCTCACCCCGCACAAGCGCCCGCGCGAGGTCCGCTTCGTCGACGCCCTCCCCCGCAACGCGATGGGCAAGGTGATGAAGCCGCGCCTCCTCGGGCCCGTATGA